The genomic interval tatttgtatGTGCAGTTAGACAAGATATCTATCCTTGGCAAAACGATCGATTATGTGAAACATTTACAGAATCGTGTGAATGATTTACAAGAACAAAAACGTAAGACAGAATCTAAGTGCAGCAAAAACAACGGATCCAATGTTAATATTTCAGAAAATTTTCCCAAAGTTGATGCAAGTGTTTCAGGTAAAGATGTAAGAATCAGAGTTATTTGTGACAGACGGCAACACATTGTAGCAAAGCTATTTTCGAAGCTTGAATCTCACCATCTCTCCATAGTTCGTAGCAGTGTTCTGCCATTGGGAAGTTCTGCTCTAAACATTTCTATCATTTGCCAGGTACAATCTAATGTCATCCATGCAAAAggataaatattattaactatGATTTGTTTAGAGGAAACTTCCATAAATATATGtcttaaattaaagttaatttgtgtgtgaaataaaatataaattttgaaaaagttaataattattaagaagtagattttaaatgtaactcaatcccacaaaaccagcttatGAAGTaaggtttgcatccacttatatatataaaatgtctTATCTCTATTTAacgtgagacttccaacacatcttCTCTAAGTATAAACATATCGAACGTAAGAGTAGAATTAATTGTGATCCGGTAAGAGTAAAAGAGAATGTCAGATAGATCTAATGAGGaataatagtatatttttaagaaaacaagtttaaaaaaatactaaaattatcttaaacataaattaaaaagaaaatagagcaattataagtgtttttacaaaattatccCACATATAAACTGATTTGAGTATTTGGAAAAACTTGTCATCTCTTCTTTATTCTAAAATGCTTATGGAAACTTTTTTCCTCCATAATCTGATATAAAAGTAACATTTATAAATTAGCTCCTACATacattaatttatgaaaaaaatgatgtattttttcttatttttttcatagaaatgattataaagaattttctttctattgttGTGCAGGTGGAACATTTCAGCATGGCAATAGACGACTTGGTGAATAATTTAAATGAGgatttattgaaattatataacTTGCAACATTAAGTGAAGAATTATTTGTTATAAGGACAATCATTTATATTGATGTGTATTAGGTATGCAGTTCTCTTCAAAATCTTGCCTCACCATGTAAACTTTGTATTATGAAGGCATGTATTATTTATGTTagcattattttaaatataaaataaatattatagcattttcggttcttatttttaaggaacataaagtggtccattaagttattatttttatctttttaactcGAGATTATGgaacaattattattttgtttaaatgtaAAGTTCATTTATTTTGGAATGTGTTACTCTCGGTACTCACTAAGCCTACCCTTTTATTCAGAAAACAAACGAGTTTGAGtgagttaaggtttagaaaacaaagttgtttctttttcattacaAAATTGCAATGGCAGGAAGTACGCacattattattctttcatttttgctttccctgttttttttatctgaatATGTTACCGTGATgttaatataacatgtttaggTCAATTTTATACTCTGCTATTTTATCATCATTTGGTATTATAGCCATTGTTCTTTCTTCTACCTTGATTACAATTATAATCTTAAACGGAGCTTTTACcttttaaaagcaaataaaattagCCATATCGTCATTAGGATTCTGGGTTGACGATGAAGAGTTTCATTTAAAGTTTTCCTTCTTCGCTTTTTGTGTCGTCTTTCCTGACATGACAGTCTGGTGCTTGACCTGCGACGATATCTGGCTGTTCATTGGAGTTTGTAGGATTTCCCATAGCGTACTGGGATTAACCTGTTGATGAGCGACTATTTTCTGTGCATGTGTTTCTTCACCAATTTCTGCAGCGACTCGTCCCTGTTTGGATcctttaggacgagagtgaacGTTCATAGAGAACGTTCCCCATCGATCGGTTTAGGAAGAGAGTGAGTCCGTATAGAGCCTCATCGCTCAATATAGAACAAGAGTGAGTCCGTATAGAACCTCACTGCTCAGTTTAGGACCAAGGGTTCTTAGAGAGCGTTCCCTAGGTTTTGTGGACGAGAGTGAGCGTTCACGGAGAACGTCCCCCACCACTCAGTTTAGGATGAGAATGAGTCTGTATAAAACCTCACCGCTCGGTGTAGGACGAGAGTGGATCCGTATAAAACCTCACTGCTCAGTTTAGGTTCAGGGGTTCTCGGAGAGCGTTCCCTGGGTTTTGTGGACGAGAATGAGCGTTCACGGAGAACGTTccccaccgctcggtttaggacaaGAGCGAGTCCGTATAGAACCTCATCGCTTGGTTTAGGACTAGGGTTCTCGGAGAGCGTTCCCNTGGTTTAGGACTAGGGTTCTCGGAGAGCGTTCCCTGGGTTTTATGGACGAGAGTGAGTGTTCATGGAGAACGTTccccaccgctcggtttaggacgagaatGAGTCTGTATAGAACCTCATCGCTTGGTTTAGGATGAGAGTGAGTCTGTATGGTACCTCACCACTCGGTTTTGGACATCACTTGGCTGAGTGGTTTGTATGCAGGATCCTATCATCTGCAATGAAGAAATACAACAACTCCGAATTTGTGGgcaccaaaatgtttcggtagggaTTTTGTGGGACCAAGACACTAACCTTTTCGACGTGTTCTCTTTGCCTCTAAACGTCTGGATAGCTTGAGTCACTCGCCTTTCTTCAGCCTTGACCACTCGGTTGCCCCTGGTCTGGACCTCTCGGTTGCATTCAATCTAGGTCGCTTGGTTGTCTTCTTAACCAGGAGGGGGAGGTAGCTGCAAAAGGCACTCTACTGCTCAAGTTAGGAGCGATTTTGGGACTTGTGTATCACAAttgtatgtttgaattttgatCAAACATTAATAGGATGTAGTGGAGTGTAAGTAAAATGTACTTGACTTTTGGCCCTGATCTTATACTTATAAGCCATCTTATGGGCCCTGAACTAGTACAGATCcaataaagtaaaaacaaactTACCTATAGATTCAGTTAGTTATTCATAAATAACATATCAAATATCACAACATATCAAATATCTATAatcaaatatctttaattattttatcctctACTAGATTATTGATCCAACAGTATGATAAGCGTTGGTCCAATTATGACCCAATTACGATCTCTACTAGATATAATACAAGTAGAAATTGATATATCTgaatattaaaatgtatcaCTAACTTCAGCTAATTAAAAGTAGAAACTTTGgctaattcaatcttacaacGGAAGTtacaattacaattttattactttaacattattaaatttcttatatcttataaatagaatttgataattttttaatatttttaaatggtgTTAGATGCTTTAATTAATGCTCTTGTTTTATCATACTTAattattaaacaacatttttctcTGACACCGCATATATAAGAGAGAGCAAAAGAGGGATTTacataagttttatatataaatattgaaatcaatttaaatgtataaaatgcatggtcataaataattattttcaataaatagctatattttttattaaaaataatcaataatacgaattgatatttttttatatttaattcgaTCATGATTAAAAATGGAATATAGAAAGGTATTTCATTATTCTCTTATGATGGACTAGATTTCttaatgtaatgcataattataaaataaaataatttttcttgtaatattattatacgCGGCTCACTTGCcattatcaattataaattaaaataattttgcagGTATTTAATCGAGTCATTGATGGCTGAGTTACTGATAAGTTGGGGGTGGTAAATACATTTGGGCCATTCTTCTGGGTTAAGATACCAAGGGTCAGCGAATATAGACTTTTACTTCCTACACTCTCATAATTACTATATGCATGTCAAATGAAtagcaaaaagattaaaataccCTTGTTGTACAACTTCATCTTCAACATTAATTCTTTCGCACTGCACCTCTCCACTATAGTACACCTCATTACTCCTACTGCACCCCTTTGGTTGTTGAGTATTATGTTGATTTTTATGAAGAGTTTTGAAGACACAAATGAAGACCAATATGCTTAATGATGCTTGAAGATGTTCATATTGaatatttgagttttaaaatctaactttattaatatttgagtCTTTCACAAAGCTATTTGTAAAAACTTAGAAAACataatattagaatttatagatattttaaaataatgagactgattattttaattttaaaaattcaataatataaatagaattttataaatatatctcattattaaaaacatttaccTCTTTCTAAAATCTTTTCTCTAGACTTCCTTTCCTTTCTGTCTCAATTAATCACTAACATACTCTGATACTAATTGTTagatttaggtttaataccttccttggtcctcgtatttatataaaaatctcAGTTtagtcctcaagttttgaactatctcaattgggtcataatttttgtaaaaatgcacacattttactccaaccgttaactgatctcaaacggcgttaagtttagctgacgtggtatgctgacgtgttggcttaatcccttcttggtcctcgtatttgtgtgaaaatctcagttcgatCCTCAAGTTTTGAGCTGTCTCAaatgggtcataatttttgtaaaagtacacacattttatcccaatcgttaactgatcttattgtgcaacagttatcttctgctattagtggaataaatagcttaaaggctagtgatgaacctataggttaccaagttggttcattttcagaaaaggctgtgagactAATTGCACTGGTTATgcgagttttccggtgactttattttttgagccgacgagataatctgtgtaaaatccctaattgtcagagagatgaataaaatcattaattcaaataaactaaataataggcattgtgccacgtgaaacactgcttattttaaaaaataattcatataattaaataatacacgtcagcatgtcttctggctaccacgtcagctaaacttaacgccgNTTGAGATNagttaacgattggggtaaaatgtgtgcatttttacaaaaattatgacccaattgagacagttcaaaacttgaNgaccgaactgagattttcacacaaatacgaggaccaagaagggattaagccaacacgtcagcataccacgtcagctaaacttaacgccgtttgagatcagttaacggttggggtaaaatgtgtgcatttttacaaaaattatgacccaattgagacagttcaaaacttgatgaccgaactgagattttcacacaaatacgaggactaagggaggtattaagccttagATTTATTATGATTGACAAATTAGTAATGAACAATAAACACTTTAAACAAAGCAGTTCTCAATACCCTTAGAACATTAAAGCGGAAGCTTACTTGAAGGATTAAACATTAAGAACAATTAATGAAGAACCTGAATTGTGATCTTCCCTTTGCAGAGCACTTTTAGTTTCCTTTGGATTTTCTCTTTTGatggggataaagagaaagaaacatgaATAAATCCTTGTGTTCACAGATGAGGACCATGACTCTTTAAATAACCTTTGaagattaattaatattctttagtttcaataattataatttgagccattcaacaaattaaaattattgctGGTCTCTACACAATATACCTTTCATGAAAATATACccttaaatatttatcttaattaaatcactttataaaattgactaataaaatataatgacgTTAACACatttagtaattatatatatatatatatatatatatatatatatatatatatatatatatatatatataacccaaATTGCTAACAAGATTCGTTATAAGTGTTCAACTTGACCAAGAAAAAGAGcttgtcaaaaagttataacattgaattttaaaattctaagcCACCTTTATAACATAAATCTAGACTCTAGGTAATTCATGTATTATAATAAccaagattttatatatattaaataaattacagcAACAAAAGCTTCTTTTCTGTGCTTATGATGGGAGACTTTGATGAGCTGAATTAGAATACGAGAAGCCACTAAAATTGTTGGTAGATAACAATTCTACCATCATTAGTCTCTCCAAAAATCTCGTTTTTCATGgcagaaacaaaaacaatgaaaaaaacaaattatatctGGAATGACCAAGTAAGTCAAGGAAGAATAGAACTTATACATTgcataatatcatattattgaTGCTTTTACCAAGCCTCtcaattaattgttatttgagAATTTGATAGAGCTTACACTGATACAAAAACAACTTACAACGtcaaatatttagatttttttacgTCGAATTCGAGATCGACGTCATATCGAAAGACGTTAAGTTAACgtcaaattttatcaatatattacgttaaattaaagatgaattttgtaaatatatgtaacgttaattaattttgtttttcaattaagttgtgATTCTTTTTTACAATTCTATGAGACATGAAAAAcggaaaaacaacaaatttcagtttttaatattttataaagcataaacTATGAACATGTAgtgtagtatcaacaacaaacaacaataaccaacaacaaacaagtttaatcaataaacatcaacaacaaatatgttcaattaaacaataacaacaaacaagttcaacaaaagaacaacaaacaagttcaacaaataaggtcttcaaaacgaaaacaaaaattaaccttcaaaaggtgggtttgtcgaaaaacatacataaagtagttaattaacctacatttgtatcaaatgaaagaaatattacatgtgacggtcgtcaaacttcgttcgagacaagtttgagaagagaagagggtctCGCACGCTAacataaagtgaatgaattttcaatctcccactcaaattttttttgaattcactGATCTTTTGACGTCTAACGTTGGGACATTCaacattttatatcttttatgtcgaattacaattctaaacgacgtctaataattacatttatttacaaaattatcatcGGTCATTTCTAACATTGTTCATTCAGTTAAACGCGTAACATTATACATtgttttaagatattaaaatgtttCTATTCTATGATTagacaatttcttttattgcagttgtttttatttttatagtactGTACGTTTTGTATGTTCTGAAAGTTCTGtatgagaaaattaaatttttgtctCTTGTTCCACTCCTTTCTACATACCTGTCCTCCTGTATATGTTGTGTTTGGGAGATTGTGGAAGAGAACAATACTTTGTTTGTGTCATGTGCTgtatctgttttatttttttatttatctataaataatattaaaacgtaacatttatatttctaattttagaaaattaatattctaaaggcatataaatatcaaaactaatattcaattttacttaaaattgataCTTAACACCGTACATAAGGTACTATCATCCCAAGGTAATTAAAATCatgtataattttcttatatatatatatatatatatatatatatatatatataattttataattcctTAATTAGTATATTGTATTTGGTTAACattgtcttaaaaaaattatgaacttttctttgataaataatttaacacaCTAGCAATtgttatttcttaatatttaatttagaaaataataagtgtgaacaattatttatatatatttaactattgCCATTATTACCCCCACTTTATTGACTTTTGTTTATGAGAGGTTAAGAACTTTTCATTTTAACACACTATAAAGTTAACAATTGTTTCTTTcataagatttaattttataaacaaaataacaagtgtgatatatatatatatatatatatatatatatgtatatatatatatatatatgtatatatatatatgtatatattgtgacatcccaaaatatcatatacacatataatataataggattcagctattataatatgtaaaaacacgcttaaccatggagttcttatgagttaggctatcgaaaagcaaatgcatttgttgatatgagtagccaaatcaattcctttaagctatccttcaaccgtatagctCATACCTATAccgtctctagatccctctcattccggtgtatgctcgattcgtccatgtgccccttccactagaagcctgccaggagccgctccttgtccatgctatatatagtcatccaaaatatagagggaaataaaacctaattaaaatctTCAgagttctccaaaatacataatAGAATGAAGGTCTAGGAATATGACAATTACATGAAGTCTTTTAAATAAAGAACTAACTAGTCTGAATCTAATGGAAGTCCTAAGTACTAGGAGTTGGGTCTTCTGCAGTCTCCAAGGCTTGCTCCAGAGGCacatcatcacctactgctcacatccaaaggattggatgatcatcgcaaggaggaaggcaaacacatacaacacatacatcgcaagggtgagctaggtctcaaaTAAACATACAATTTAATCCAATTCAATCTAATATTTCCGAGAACCTCCACACCCACATAAACTTGCAAATCCTCATAAACGTGGACATTAAtttcaaaaaacaaatcaaaataatcaTCCTATCATATTAAGACCTCTAGACTCGTCCAAACTAAGAATGTATATAGAGCTGGGACGGGttttgcacttgtggtggcctctactgctttgcaaagccattgccgaggggtttcacccgaccacacacaaggctgGTCCGTTACCGCAGAATAGACCTCCAGTgatagcgcctaccctaggacctcccactactctcaccacacgcgtcaatcctctctaagtgagaatgaaagaccgttagagtgttagggataaccctccatagtggaagcctcttacatacattcaatacactaactggtctcaccgagagatctcaatttcatattcaatccGACCACCTTAAATCACATGATATTCCTCTTGAATTAATAATGTACCTCATAAACCACTTtgattcatcaaacataaaatttcattgTCATTCAAGTGCATTCTTACTATATTGTCTCATATCAAACCCATACACCATCATACAACATCAaccatgtcataaaaacaactcatacattacatactttcacaaAACCATCACTTATTCACACAAATTTCTTTAGgacttttaattatcaatacttaagtaattcaaacagcttggagaccctcaccaatggctccggaagggtcaaaccccccccccccaaaacgacctaaagaacgtccaaaacggacatccgaAACTccacaaactatcaaaaacaaacacaacagcagaaaagggcgcccagcgccctttgGGGCGCCCGGGCGTCACATTTATGCTGGAAACAGCAGGAAaggggcgcccaacgcccttttggggcgcccaggcgtggatTCTGCaaattttctacaaattttGCAGAACTCACACCCCTAAGTTTCATTTTATGCCTATTGGTGGatttctaacactcctaacttgatctatatgatgaatCAAACTTGTCTAACTGGTTC from Vigna radiata var. radiata cultivar VC1973A chromosome 9, Vradiata_ver6, whole genome shotgun sequence carries:
- the LOC106773964 gene encoding transcription factor bHLH18-like, translated to MNDDELHLFNEHDVNSLEEELMKGESTSGFDINNKKKNNIDGGSCLKTNTQHANSGSEKHICSSCTLAFEDSTVVSNVADEALHAKPEKKRSTFHQMNQHIMAERKRREKISTMMEELSAMLPGLEKLDKISILGKTIDYVKHLQNRVNDLQEQKRKTESKCSKNNGSNVNISENFPKVDASVSGKDVRIRVICDRRQHIVAKLFSKLESHHLSIVRSSVLPLGSSALNISIICQVEHFSMAIDDLVNNLNEDLLKLYNLQH